From a region of the Acomys russatus chromosome 4, mAcoRus1.1, whole genome shotgun sequence genome:
- the Fshb gene encoding follitropin subunit beta, which translates to MKTVQLCLLLWFWRVICCHSCGLTNITISVEKEECRFCISINTTWCAGYCYTRDLVYKDPARPNTQKVCTFKELVYETVRLPGCAHHSDSLYTYPVATECHCSRCDSDSTDCTVRGLGPSYCTFSDMKD; encoded by the exons ATGAAGACAGTCCAGCTTTGCCTCTTACTGTGGTTCTGGAGAGTAATCTGCTGCCATAGCTGCGGGCTGACCAACATCACCATCTCAGTCGAGAAGGAAGAGTGCCGTTTCTGCATTAGCATCAACACCACTTGGTGTGCTGGCTACTGCTATACCAGG GATCTGGTCTATAAGGACCCAGCCAGACCCAACACTCAGAAAGTATGCACCTTCAAGGAGCTGGTGTATGAGACCGTGAGACTACCCGGCTGTGCCCATCACTCAGACTCACTCTACACATACCCAGTAGCCACTGAATGCCACTGTAGTAGGTGTGACAGTGACAGTACTGACTGCACTGTGAGAGGCCTGGGGCCCAGCTACTGCACCTTCAGTGACATGAAGGACTAA